One window from the genome of Kryptolebias marmoratus isolate JLee-2015 linkage group LG1, ASM164957v2, whole genome shotgun sequence encodes:
- the pmpca gene encoding mitochondrial-processing peptidase subunit alpha, producing MAAHMSRCRTWSRVQRFGIAAYRKYSSGGGYPNISLSTPLPGIPKPVFASVDGHEKYETKITTLENGLKVASQNKFGQFCTVGILINSGSRHETKYPSGIAHFLEKLAFSSTAQYGSKDEILLTLEKHGGICDCQTSRDTTMYAVSAEVKGLDTVVSLLSDAVLQPRLLDDEIEMTRMAVRFELEDLNMRPDPEPLLTEMIHSAAYRGNTVGLPRFCPAENVDKIDKNVLHSYLQNYYCPERMVLAGVGIEHDQLVECAQKYLLDGKPVWGTSSAANVDLSVAQYTGGIVKMEKDMSNVSLGPTPIPELTHIMIGLESCSFLEDDFIPFAVLNMMMGGGGSFSAGGPGKGMFTRLYLNVLNRHHWMYNATSYHHSYEDSGLLCIHASADPRQVREMVEIITREFIQMGGSAGEMELERAKTQLKSMLMMNLESRPVIFEDVGRQVLSTGKRKLPHELCDLISSVTAGDIKRVTTKMLRSKPAVAALGDLTELPSYEHIQAALSSKDGRLPRIYRLFR from the exons ATGGCGGCTCACATGTCGAGGTGTAGGACCTGGAGTCGGGTTCAGAG GTTTGGGATTGCAGCGTACAGAAAATACAGCAGTGGTGGCGGATACCCTAATATTTCTCTCTCTACACCGCTTCCCGGCATCCCAAAACCAGTGTTTGCATCTGTGGATGGACATGAAAAATACGAGACCAAGATTACTACTTTGGAAAATGGCCTCAAAGTTGCCTCTCAAAACAAATTTGGTCAATTCTGCACAGTTGGAA ttttaataaattctgGCTCCAGACATGAAACAAAGTACCCAAGTGGAATAGCACACTTTTTAGAGAAACTCGCCTTTTCT tcTACAGCACAGTACGGGAGTAAAGATGAAATCCTTCTCACTCTGGAAAAACATGGGGGCATTTGTGACTGCCAAACATCAAG AGACACCACCATGTATGCAGTGTCTGCTGAAGTAAAAGGTCTGGACACTGTGGTCAGTCTTCTTTCTGACGCCGTCCTGCAGCCTCGCCTGTTGG ATGATGAGATCGAGATGACCAGAATGGCTGTGCGGTTTGAGTTGGAAGACCTCAACATGAGGCCGGATCCCGAGCCGCTACTCACCGAGATGATCCACTCA GCTGCATATAGAGGAAACACAGTCGGACTGCCTCGCTTTTGTCCTGCAGAGAACGTGGACAAGATCGACAAGAACGTGCTCCACAGCTACCTGCAAAACTACTACTGTCCCGAGCGCATGGTGCTGGCAGGCGTGGGCATTGAGCACGATCAGCTGGTGGAATGTGCCCAGAAGTATCTGCTGGACGGGAAGCCCGTGTGGGGAACGAGCTCAGCTGCAAACGTGGACCTTTCTGTGGCTCAGTACACCGGGGGCATCGTGAAG ATGGAGAAGGACATGTCCAACGTGAGCCTCGGCCCCACGCCCATCCCGGAGCTCACCCACATCATGATCGGCTTGGAGagctgctccttcctg GAGGACGACTTCATTCCATTTGCCGTGCTGAACATGATGATGGGCGGAGGAGGCTCCTTCTCTGCAGGAGGACCCGGGAAAGGCATGTTCACCCGCCTGTACCTGAATGTACTCAACAG gcatcactggatgtacaacgCCACCTCCTACCATCACAGCTACGAGGACAGCGGCCTGCTGTGTATCCACGCTAGTGCTGACCCCAGACAG GTGCGGGAGATGGTGGAAATTATAACCAGGGAGTTCATTCAGATGGGTGGAAGCGCAGGAGAG ATGGAGCTGGAGAGAGCCAAGACTCAGCTGAAGTCCATGTTGATGATGAATCTCGAGTCCCGACCTGTCATCTTCGAGGACGTTGGACGCCAGGTTCTCTCTACTGGAAAGAGAAAGCTGCCGCATGAGCTCTGTGATCTGATTa GCAGCGTGACAGCCGGCGACATTAAAAGAGTGACCACCAAGATGCTGCGCAGTAAACCTGCCGTGGCCGCTCTCGGAGACCTGACGGAGCTGCCTTCGTACGAACACATCCAGGCCGCTCTGTCGAGCAAAGATGGACGTCTGCCCCGCATTTACCGCCTCTTCCGATAG